Proteins from one Sabethes cyaneus chromosome 2, idSabCyanKW18_F2, whole genome shotgun sequence genomic window:
- the LOC128737123 gene encoding tetracycline resistance protein, class D translates to MDETEQSAQQESSTSVDDHHNKFAKKYRYFILEPAILLLFYAWNVSSAVFTNQIVYQSCTVTLGIAEEECALLGTENETEATQELEKMVQPYTTNILMAKSLIESIIPALCSMFIGPWSDKYGRKPVLLATFTGSLFSYSLLALICFLSGRYVVDPWYYILAFIPAALSGGNCALITGVFCYITDVTNEQNRAVKMGVLEAALFGGLLLGTLSSSFILRWSNSTTVFAIAAVAILLGILYITFYIDESIQPNEMDNSSCKLREIFRFELVSDLFYTCFKRRPNFDRVIIWLVITALGASIFAMEGNGTVNFLFLRERFDWTVKEYSFYDATIIVFMIVGNIVGMYGVKKFFGLSESILAAIGFCSYAIDSGIKGVAYQPWHLYLAIVVSMMKGIAGPMGRAVISNTAPPNDIGKIFSLTTSIESLTPLISAPVYTFVYKKTLPWFPGAFNLISATVYFFCLCLMILVRIFEGMYQPTTYTSIN, encoded by the exons ATGGATGAAACTGAGCAGAGTGCGCAGCAAGAGAGCTCGACCAGTGTAGACGATCATCACAacaaattcgcgaaaaagtatCGCTATTTTATCTTGGAACCTGCTATTCTGTTATTGTTCTATGCATGGAATGTCTCAT CTGCTGTTTTTACGAACCAGATTGTTTATCAATCATGTACGGTGACCCTCGGCATTGCAGAGGAGGAATGTGCCTTACTAGGAACGGAAAATGAAACCGAAGCCACCCAAGAGCTGGAAAAAATGGTTCAACCCTATACAACCAACATCCTGATGGCTAAATCTCTCATTGAATCCATCATTCCTGCCCTGTGCAGTATGTTCATTGGACCGTGGTCGGATAAATATGGTAGAAAACCGGTTTTATTGGCGACTTTCACAGGATCTCTCTTCAGTTATTCGCTGCTGGCACTAATTTGCTTTCTATCCGGACGATACGTAGTCGACCCTTGGTATTATATACTAGCCTTTATTCCTGCTGCATTATCCGGTGGAAATTGTGCCCTGATTACTGGAGTATTTTGCTATATTACAGATGTGACCAATGAACAAAACCGTGCTGTCAA aatggGTGTCCTGGAAGCGGCTCTGTTCGGCGGTTTGCTACTTGGAACCCTTAGCAGCAGTTTTATACTCCGTTGGTCAAATTCCACTACGGTGTTTGCTATTGCCGCCGTGGCAATTTTACTGGGAATTCTATACATCACTTTCTACATTGACGAAAGCATACAACCAAACGAAATGGACAATTCGTCGTGCAAACTGCGGGAAATTTTCCGTTTCGAGCTTGTCTCGGATTTGTTTTATACTTGTTTTAAGAGAAGACCGAATTTTGACAGGGTCATAATTTGGTTGGTGATCACCGCTTTAGGAGCCAGCATATTTGCGATGG AGGGCAATGGAACGGTCAATTTCCTGTTTCTTCGAGAGCGGTTCGATTGGACTGTCAAGGAATACTCGTTCTACGATGCCACAATTATAGTGTTCATGATCGTGGGTAATATTGTTGGCATGTATGGAGTAAAGAAGTTCTTCGGATTATCCGAAAGCATCCTAGCGGCAATTGGATTTTGCAGCTATGCCATTGATAGCGGTATAAAGGGCGTAGCCTACCAACCTTGGCATCTCTACCTAG CTATCGTTGTATCGATGATGAAGGGTATTGCTGGTCCAATGGGTAGAGCCGTGATCTCCAATACTGCACCTCCAAACGATATTGGCAAAATTTTCTCACTAACAACGTCGATCGAGTCACTGACTCCGCTAATATCAGCTCCCGTGTATACGTTTGTATACAAGAAAACACTCCCATGGTTCCCGGGAGCGTTCAATCTCATCAGTGCGACCGTGTACTTTTTCTGTTTGTGCCTGATGAT ACTCGTAAGAATATTCGAAGGGATGTATCAACCGACTACTTATACATCAATTAactga